A portion of the Gasterosteus aculeatus chromosome 12, fGasAcu3.hap1.1, whole genome shotgun sequence genome contains these proteins:
- the nudt21 gene encoding cleavage and polyadenylation specificity factor subunit 5, whose translation MSVAPPSRSAAGWPRGGAVQFGNKYISGPAKALSLERTINLYPLTNYTFGTKEPLYEKDSSVAARFQRMREEFDKMGMRRTVEGVLIVHEHRLPHVLLLQLGTTFFKLPGGELSPGEDEVEGLKRLMTEILGRQDGVKQDWVIDDCIGNWWRPNFEPPQYPYIPAHITKPKEHKKLFLVQLQEKALFAVPKNYKLVAAPLFELYDNAPGYGPIISSLPQLLSRYSLCHCGTSLN comes from the exons ATGTCGGTCGCGCCTCCCAGCCGCTCGGCCGCCGGCTGGCCGCGCGGCGGAGCCGTTCAGTTTGGGAACAAATACATCAGCGGGCCCGCGAAGGCGCTTTCCCTCGAGAGGACCATCAACCT GTACCCTCTAACCAACTACACCTTTGGAACCAAGGAGCCTCTGTACGAGAAGGACAGCTCTGTGGCTGCCCGCTTCCAGCGGATGCGTGAAGAGTTTGATAAAATGGGAATGCGGAGGACAGTGGAGGGTGTTCTCATTGTCCATGAACACCGGCTGCCTCACGTGTTACTGCTGCAGCTGGGCACCACTTTCTTCAAACT GCCCGGTGGAGAGTTGAGTCCTGGAGAAGATGAGGTGGAGGGTCTGAAACGCCTGATGACCGAG ATCCTTGGAAGGCAAGATGGCGTGAAGCAAGACTGGGTGATTGACGACTGTATCGGCAATTGGTGGCGCCCGAACTTTGAGCCTCCACAG TATCCGTATATTCCAGCTCACATCACTAAACCCAAGGAGCATAAGAAGCTATTCCTGGTTCAGTTGCAGGAAAAAG CGCTGTTTGCCGTCCCCAAGAACTATAAACTGGTGGCAGCACCTTTGTTTGAACTGTATGACAACGCTCCTGGATATGGACCAATCATTTCCAGTCTTCCGCAGCTTTTGAGCAGGTATAGTTTATGTCATTGTGGAACGAGCCTGAATTGA